Proteins encoded by one window of Salmonirosea aquatica:
- a CDS encoding lytic transglycosylase domain-containing protein — protein MTRYLIFLNVLLCYGCHSQNTTPPSIQDERLPFAERTAIYPIDSFPAGKPQYVTLPPLPDTLTFAGERVPLERDDVRESLERELVVNTFGHSRTIFVMKNIARWRPLVEKTLRENDVPTDLIYLAVAESELENTVQSPAGAVGMWQFMQPTARDFGLTINEDVDMRRDPKLATEAATRYLKWAYVRLKSWPLVASSYNRGLTGMQNVLKYQQTDNFWDLYLNPETARYFYRILAFKVILENPEAYGYFLRPEDQYRPYQFKTVKVDRDTDLIAFAKANKTTYKELRLLNPWFSNTTDYRLRVPSGSFYEVRVPTKE, from the coding sequence ATGACCCGATACCTTATATTTCTCAATGTACTCCTCTGTTACGGATGCCATTCTCAGAACACAACGCCTCCCTCGATACAAGATGAGCGATTGCCTTTTGCGGAACGGACTGCCATTTATCCCATCGATAGCTTCCCCGCCGGCAAGCCGCAATATGTCACGCTGCCTCCCCTGCCCGACACGCTGACCTTCGCCGGCGAGCGGGTACCCCTGGAGCGCGACGATGTGCGCGAGAGCCTTGAACGTGAATTGGTAGTGAACACATTCGGGCATTCGCGGACTATTTTCGTGATGAAAAATATCGCTCGCTGGCGGCCACTGGTCGAAAAAACATTGCGCGAAAACGACGTACCTACCGATCTGATTTATCTGGCCGTAGCCGAAAGTGAACTCGAAAACACGGTGCAGTCGCCCGCCGGGGCGGTGGGCATGTGGCAATTCATGCAGCCTACGGCCCGTGATTTCGGACTGACCATCAACGAGGACGTGGACATGCGCCGCGATCCCAAGCTAGCCACCGAGGCCGCTACCCGCTATCTCAAATGGGCCTACGTCCGTCTGAAAAGCTGGCCGCTGGTCGCTAGTTCGTACAACCGGGGGCTCACGGGGATGCAGAATGTGCTGAAGTACCAGCAGACGGATAATTTCTGGGACCTGTACCTCAATCCCGAAACAGCGCGATACTTTTACCGTATCCTGGCTTTCAAGGTGATCCTGGAAAACCCGGAAGCCTATGGTTACTTCCTACGCCCTGAGGATCAGTACCGCCCCTACCAGTTCAAAACGGTAAAGGTAGATCGCGATACGGACCTGATTGCATTTGCCAAAGCCAACAAGACTACCTATAAAGAATTAAGATTGCTCAATCCCTGGTTTAGCAACACGACGGATTATCGCCTGCGGGTGCCTTCGGGTAGTTTTTATGAGGTAAGGGTACCTACAAAGGAATAG
- a CDS encoding isoaspartyl peptidase/L-asparaginase family protein — protein MFTLAIHGGSCWIDPADLTPDLEKVYHSALNEAMDAGYALLAAGGTALDAVEKSVTTLEDNPLFNAGRGSAFNYHQFHEMDAAIMCGQTGQAGAVAGVRNVKNPVRLARTVLDKTKNVLLTGEGAETFAREQGQRFEEDTYFYNEDRYRELLIAKQRAKECNTGKGTVGAVALDKAGNLAAATSTGGFANKNYGRVGDSPIIGSGTYANNQACAVSCTGDGEYFMRAVAAYDVFCLIEYKGLSLREACQQVVHEKIRKAGGQGGLIAVDRFGNAELVVNCDVMFRAWKNQHGAGGTTIFENT, from the coding sequence ATGTTCACCCTGGCCATTCATGGTGGTTCCTGCTGGATCGACCCGGCTGACCTCACGCCCGATCTGGAAAAAGTATACCATTCCGCCCTAAATGAGGCGATGGATGCAGGCTATGCTTTGCTGGCGGCGGGAGGTACCGCACTGGACGCCGTTGAAAAATCCGTAACGACGCTGGAAGATAACCCCCTGTTCAATGCCGGACGCGGATCGGCCTTCAACTACCATCAGTTTCACGAAATGGACGCCGCCATCATGTGCGGGCAAACCGGACAGGCGGGAGCCGTGGCGGGGGTACGTAACGTCAAGAACCCCGTCAGGCTGGCCCGTACTGTGCTGGACAAAACCAAAAACGTCCTGCTAACGGGGGAAGGTGCCGAAACATTTGCCCGGGAGCAGGGACAGCGCTTCGAGGAGGATACCTATTTCTATAACGAAGACCGCTACCGCGAACTCCTGATCGCCAAGCAACGCGCAAAAGAATGTAACACGGGCAAAGGTACCGTAGGGGCAGTAGCCCTGGACAAAGCCGGCAACCTGGCGGCAGCCACTTCTACGGGCGGATTTGCCAACAAAAACTATGGCCGCGTAGGTGACAGCCCCATCATCGGCAGTGGTACCTACGCCAACAATCAGGCCTGTGCGGTATCCTGCACTGGTGACGGTGAGTACTTCATGCGGGCCGTGGCAGCCTACGACGTTTTTTGTTTGATTGAGTATAAAGGCCTATCATTGCGGGAAGCCTGCCAGCAAGTGGTTCATGAAAAAATCAGAAAGGCGGGTGGCCAGGGCGGTCTGATCGCCGTGGATCGATTCGGGAACGCCGAACTGGTTGTCAACTGCGACGTGATGTTCCGGGCCTGGAAAAACCAACACGGCGCGGGTGGTACTACAATATTTGAAAATACATGA